In one Candidatus Peribacter riflensis genomic region, the following are encoded:
- a CDS encoding methylated-DNA--[protein]-cysteine S-methyltransferase, giving the protein MHRKAILQWAAAHIEKADLSSALRSKALRELERYFSGSCSCRMDVPLPGTAFQRLVWRSLIRVPFGHTITYGELATRIGHPRAARAVGTALRKNPLPILVPCHRVVPASGGIGEYVGGTPRKRWLLQFERTGR; this is encoded by the coding sequence ATGCACCGAAAAGCCATCCTTCAATGGGCAGCGGCACACATCGAGAAAGCGGACCTCTCTTCCGCGTTGCGATCCAAAGCCTTGCGGGAACTTGAGAGGTATTTCTCCGGATCCTGTTCGTGTCGCATGGATGTGCCGCTCCCGGGTACCGCGTTTCAGCGCTTGGTCTGGCGCTCTCTCATTCGCGTTCCTTTTGGCCACACCATCACCTATGGGGAGCTGGCCACGCGCATCGGGCACCCCCGCGCCGCGCGGGCTGTGGGCACTGCCCTCCGCAAAAATCCGCTCCCCATTCTCGTGCCGTGTCACCGCGTTGTGCCCGCGTCGGGGGGCATCGGGGAGTACGTCGGTGGAACGCCGCGCAAGCGGTGGCTGCTACAGTTCGAGCGCACTGGTCGCTGA